A window of the Aquimarina spinulae genome harbors these coding sequences:
- a CDS encoding DegT/DnrJ/EryC1/StrS family aminotransferase, producing the protein MPGFELFGAEEQKEVQDVLDNGVLMRYGFDPMRNGHYKALELEKDLANRMQSKYAQVVSSGTAALTVALACAGIGSGDEVIMPTFTFVASFEAILSVGAVPILCDIDDTLTLDPKAVEASITPKTKAIMPVHMCGSMADLGALKAISDKHNLILLEDACQAIGATYDGKPLGSYGDLGCFSFDYVKTITCGEGGGIITNSETFADRAHKYQDHGHDHVGNDRGAETHPFLGYNYRLSELNAAVGIAQLRKLDHTLTIQEKNYTILRNALAEVPEVSFRRVPETGIENYSFLNIFLPTEDIARKAHKALGENGVDACFYWFDNNWHYYKKWEHLLEQKSLSKFSQEIQSGLQKNNRPFDASDLWMGRTISCLIKLNWSETEVANRASKMVEALKGVLVKSVL; encoded by the coding sequence ATGCCAGGATTTGAGTTATTTGGTGCAGAAGAACAAAAAGAAGTTCAGGATGTTTTAGATAATGGAGTTTTAATGCGATATGGATTTGATCCTATGAGAAATGGTCATTATAAAGCATTAGAATTAGAAAAAGATTTAGCAAACAGAATGCAATCCAAATATGCTCAAGTAGTTTCTAGCGGAACCGCAGCTTTAACAGTTGCATTGGCATGTGCCGGTATAGGATCTGGAGATGAGGTAATCATGCCTACATTTACTTTTGTAGCAAGTTTTGAAGCTATATTATCTGTTGGGGCAGTCCCAATACTATGTGATATAGACGATACGCTTACCTTAGACCCTAAAGCTGTTGAAGCATCTATCACTCCTAAAACCAAAGCTATTATGCCTGTACACATGTGTGGATCTATGGCAGATCTTGGCGCATTGAAAGCAATTAGTGATAAACATAACCTTATTCTATTAGAAGATGCTTGCCAGGCTATCGGCGCTACTTACGATGGAAAACCATTAGGGAGTTATGGAGATTTGGGTTGTTTTTCTTTTGATTACGTTAAAACAATCACCTGCGGTGAAGGTGGTGGTATCATTACTAACTCTGAAACATTTGCAGATCGAGCACACAAATACCAGGATCATGGTCACGATCATGTCGGTAATGATCGTGGTGCAGAAACACATCCTTTCTTAGGGTATAACTATAGGTTATCTGAATTAAATGCGGCAGTAGGGATTGCACAGTTAAGAAAATTAGATCATACATTAACAATCCAGGAAAAAAACTATACGATACTACGCAATGCTCTGGCAGAGGTTCCCGAAGTTTCTTTTAGAAGAGTACCAGAAACAGGGATAGAAAATTATTCTTTTCTAAATATATTTTTACCTACAGAAGATATAGCCAGAAAAGCACATAAAGCTTTGGGAGAAAATGGCGTAGATGCTTGCTTTTATTGGTTCGACAATAACTGGCATTACTATAAAAAATGGGAGCACCTTTTAGAACAAAAATCTCTTAGTAAGTTTTCTCAGGAAATACAATCAGGGTTACAAAAAAATAATAGGCCGTTTGATGCGAGTGATCTATGGATGGGTCGTACTATTTCTTGCTTAATCAAGTTAAATTGGTCTGAAACAGAAGTAGCAAATAGAGCCTCAAAAATGGTTGAAGCTTTAAAAGGTGTCCTTGTAAAAAGTGTATTATAA
- a CDS encoding NAD(P)H-dependent oxidoreductase — MDIIESLHWRYATKKFDTKQIVSQEKIDTLTEAFNLTATSYGLQPLKLVVIKNKDLQKELTSHSWNQQQVADASHVLVFCIEKTIGEQYISKYFDTVKEIRDTPEEILKPFKEQLVDSFTYKSPEEISNWAAKQAYLALGNILTVCAIEKIDSCPMEGFIPEKYDELLNLNDLGLTSVLVLPIGYRAEDDMFSELKKVRRPITDTIITI, encoded by the coding sequence ATGGATATTATAGAAAGTTTACATTGGCGTTATGCCACCAAAAAATTCGATACTAAACAAATTGTTTCTCAGGAAAAAATAGACACACTAACAGAAGCTTTTAACCTTACCGCCACCTCATATGGCCTACAACCATTAAAATTAGTAGTGATTAAGAATAAAGACTTGCAAAAAGAACTCACCTCACATTCCTGGAATCAACAACAAGTTGCCGATGCGTCTCATGTATTGGTATTTTGTATCGAAAAAACTATTGGAGAACAATACATATCCAAGTATTTTGATACTGTAAAAGAAATAAGAGATACTCCCGAAGAAATATTAAAACCTTTTAAAGAACAACTCGTAGATTCTTTTACCTATAAATCACCCGAAGAGATATCAAACTGGGCTGCAAAACAAGCATATTTGGCCCTGGGAAATATACTTACCGTATGTGCTATCGAAAAAATAGACTCTTGCCCTATGGAAGGTTTTATACCAGAAAAATACGATGAACTCCTTAATCTTAATGACTTAGGACTAACATCGGTACTAGTATTGCCTATTGGATATCGAGCAGAAGATGATATGTTTTCTGAGTTAAAAAAAGTAAGACGCCCAATTACAGATACTATCATTACCATCTAA
- a CDS encoding acyl-CoA thioesterase has translation MNVIDELINKSETRIFKAVFPNTTNHYETLFGGTALQLMDEVSFICATRFSRKKVVTISTDKIDFEKPIPEGTIVELVARIAEVGRTSCLVKVDIYKEDMYSYDRELAVTGHFKFVAIDNNKNPIPIVDK, from the coding sequence ATGAATGTTATAGATGAATTAATTAATAAATCTGAAACGAGAATCTTTAAAGCTGTGTTTCCTAATACTACCAATCATTACGAAACCTTGTTTGGTGGGACAGCATTACAACTTATGGATGAAGTGTCTTTTATCTGTGCTACGCGTTTTAGTAGAAAAAAAGTAGTTACCATATCTACAGATAAAATTGATTTTGAAAAACCAATACCCGAAGGAACCATTGTAGAACTCGTAGCAAGAATTGCAGAAGTAGGAAGAACCAGTTGTTTGGTAAAAGTTGATATTTATAAAGAAGATATGTATAGCTATGATAGAGAACTAGCAGTTACTGGGCACTTTAAGTTTGTGGCTATAGATAATAATAAAAATCCAATTCCTATAGTTGACAAATAG
- a CDS encoding Lrp/AsnC family transcriptional regulator, translated as MKLDQKDIQILNLLQNNARLSNKEVAAELDIAPSTCHERLKRLTREGFFKAFNADLNLKKLGINVQVIVAIRLKKHEREIINSFIKRIRTLKGVIKFYHMAGDTDFMIHIGVKDSDDLRSFILDKLANFSYIDHIETAMIFYDECVCNLSIFESEG; from the coding sequence ATGAAGTTAGATCAGAAGGATATTCAGATTTTGAACCTATTACAAAATAATGCTCGGCTTTCAAATAAAGAGGTAGCTGCAGAGCTAGATATTGCCCCCTCTACTTGTCATGAACGATTAAAAAGATTAACCCGAGAAGGTTTTTTTAAAGCTTTTAATGCTGATCTTAATTTAAAAAAATTAGGAATCAATGTGCAAGTAATAGTAGCTATACGTTTAAAAAAGCATGAAAGAGAAATTATAAATTCTTTTATCAAAAGAATACGAACACTTAAGGGAGTTATTAAGTTTTATCATATGGCAGGGGATACTGACTTTATGATTCATATTGGAGTAAAAGATTCTGATGATCTTAGATCTTTTATTCTTGATAAATTAGCAAACTTTAGCTACATAGACCATATAGAAACGGCTATGATTTTTTATGATGAATGCGTGTGCAATCTTTCTATTTTTGAATCTGAAGGTTAA
- a CDS encoding homoserine dehydrogenase — translation MNIGIIGLGTVSRGFLEILEQKTDWISQKFGSDIKVVAVKDIARGNIYNPQGINISELLDKLNNGEKISDTSLTDGDSLSEIDSVDLIVEATYSDYTTGDPAYTFIKDALTNGKHVVTTNKGPVALHYTELNKLANDNKAMLRYEGTVLSGTPTFSLIEECLAGDDIVSIRGILNGTSNYILSKMSQGDSFENALEVAQEKGYAEADPTNDVKGYDARGKVAILSHKVFGVDLGLDNIPTVGIDTISKEQLDAAKKEGKNIRLVGSLTKTGKAIEARVQPEALDNEDALSNIGGVTNAIEVSTAYLGKLMVTGPGAGKLETGYSVFSDVLSIIKNS, via the coding sequence ATGAATATAGGTATAATAGGATTGGGTACCGTAAGTAGAGGTTTTTTAGAAATTCTAGAGCAAAAAACAGATTGGATTTCTCAAAAATTTGGAAGTGATATCAAGGTTGTAGCTGTCAAAGATATTGCAAGAGGAAACATATATAATCCCCAGGGGATAAATATTAGTGAGCTTTTAGATAAACTAAATAATGGAGAAAAGATAAGTGATACTTCATTAACAGATGGAGACTCTCTTTCTGAAATAGATAGTGTAGACCTTATTGTAGAGGCAACATATAGCGATTATACAACAGGAGATCCTGCATATACTTTTATTAAAGATGCTCTTACAAATGGTAAGCATGTAGTTACCACAAATAAAGGGCCGGTTGCATTGCATTATACAGAGTTAAATAAGTTAGCAAATGATAATAAAGCGATGCTACGATATGAAGGTACAGTATTAAGTGGTACTCCTACATTTTCATTAATCGAAGAATGCCTTGCCGGAGATGATATCGTAAGTATTCGAGGAATTCTTAATGGTACAAGTAATTATATCCTATCAAAAATGTCTCAGGGAGACTCTTTTGAAAATGCGTTAGAAGTTGCTCAGGAAAAAGGATATGCAGAAGCAGACCCTACTAATGATGTTAAGGGATATGATGCAAGAGGAAAAGTAGCTATACTTTCTCATAAAGTTTTTGGTGTTGATCTGGGGTTAGATAACATACCTACCGTAGGTATAGATACTATTTCTAAAGAACAGCTGGATGCTGCAAAAAAGGAAGGGAAAAATATTCGCCTTGTAGGTAGCTTAACAAAAACTGGAAAAGCTATAGAAGCAAGAGTACAGCCAGAAGCTCTGGATAACGAAGATGCGCTATCAAATATTGGAGGTGTTACTAATGCAATAGAAGTCTCTACTGCATATTTAGGAAAACTTATGGTTACAGGACCCGGAGCCGGGAAACTTGAAACTGGTTACTCTGTATTCTCAGATGTATTATCTATAATTAAAAATAGTTGA
- a CDS encoding aldehyde dehydrogenase family protein: MISTLDKIDTMKMLIGENWVESSTKLPVLNPYSGKEVYAVSCANADHVQEALKSAELGKEISRNLSPYDRSEIIARVVVFLKERKEEFTQIIVNEGVKTEIEAAKEVDRCINTLTLCSEEAKRLTGETVPFSAFAGAASRTGYYVYDPIGIITAITPFNDPLNLVAHKLGPAIASGNAVILKPSDFTPISAIKLGKLFLEAGLPHHILNIITGPVSNFGNTLITDPRVNMVSFTGGTKSGEAIIKAAGIKKVAMELGSSSPVIVMDDVDIDAVAENCVGGMIWAAGQNCVGVKRMYVHDAIYDAFKEKVITLAKSVQLGDPSDANTDMGPIITQEAIDAIENSISDLKNSGYQVLCGGNRVGNAFEATLIEGNHDHSLNGKQEIFGPVATISRINSLEEGIKASNDSPYGLHAGIFTNSIEAAFKAVNQLQCGGVMVNDSSDYRIDMMPFGGIKQSGIGREGVKSAIREMTTTKIACFNL; the protein is encoded by the coding sequence ATGATAAGCACTTTAGATAAGATTGATACCATGAAAATGTTGATTGGAGAAAATTGGGTAGAAAGCTCAACAAAATTACCGGTATTAAATCCATATTCAGGAAAAGAGGTGTATGCTGTTTCTTGTGCCAATGCAGATCATGTACAGGAGGCTTTAAAATCTGCAGAGTTAGGAAAAGAGATATCAAGAAATCTATCACCTTATGATAGGAGTGAAATTATAGCCAGGGTAGTTGTTTTTTTAAAAGAAAGGAAAGAAGAATTTACTCAAATCATAGTAAACGAGGGAGTTAAAACCGAAATTGAAGCCGCCAAAGAAGTAGACAGATGTATCAATACATTAACTCTTTGTAGTGAAGAGGCCAAAAGACTTACGGGAGAAACTGTGCCTTTTAGCGCATTTGCCGGAGCTGCTTCGAGAACAGGGTATTATGTATATGATCCAATAGGTATCATTACTGCAATTACACCGTTTAATGACCCCCTTAATTTGGTGGCTCATAAATTAGGTCCTGCAATAGCCTCGGGTAATGCGGTTATACTTAAACCGTCAGATTTCACTCCAATTTCTGCAATAAAACTAGGTAAGTTGTTTCTAGAGGCAGGTTTACCTCATCATATTCTAAATATCATAACCGGGCCGGTAAGTAATTTTGGGAATACATTAATTACAGACCCGCGTGTTAATATGGTAAGTTTTACAGGGGGGACAAAATCCGGAGAGGCGATCATAAAAGCTGCTGGAATTAAAAAAGTAGCAATGGAACTTGGTTCGAGCTCTCCGGTAATAGTCATGGATGATGTTGATATAGATGCCGTTGCAGAAAACTGCGTAGGAGGTATGATATGGGCAGCAGGCCAAAACTGTGTAGGCGTAAAACGTATGTATGTTCATGATGCTATCTATGATGCATTCAAAGAAAAAGTAATTACCCTTGCAAAATCAGTACAACTAGGAGACCCAAGTGATGCTAATACCGATATGGGGCCTATTATTACTCAAGAAGCAATTGATGCCATAGAGAATTCTATTTCTGATTTAAAAAATTCTGGTTACCAGGTTTTATGTGGAGGAAACCGGGTAGGTAACGCTTTTGAAGCAACACTCATAGAAGGAAATCATGACCATTCGCTAAATGGCAAACAAGAAATCTTTGGACCTGTAGCAACAATTTCCAGAATAAACTCATTAGAAGAAGGTATTAAAGCAAGTAATGATTCTCCTTACGGATTACATGCAGGAATTTTTACAAATTCGATCGAAGCAGCATTTAAGGCAGTTAACCAATTGCAGTGTGGTGGAGTTATGGTTAATGATTCTTCTGATTACCGAATCGATATGATGCCTTTTGGCGGAATTAAACAAAGTGGTATTGGCCGGGAAGGCGTAAAATCTGCTATACGGGAAATGACCACAACTAAAATCGCATGTTTTAACCTTTAA
- a CDS encoding trans-sulfuration enzyme family protein has protein sequence MNSIENVETLSDEAITKNGNMDMAKVLSPRRKSTASTTIEELAIEQLEHFQIDIDSAYGEALKGAAMDIYHAQSDISKLQEITNNTIAKLDQGEKVAYFNAKRFLSFQIAKVLETLQNPLSKTYQSLGQSDESLQAKGPHPLFNNIAALFSATPVIARTSTYDYSCTEWVDDAFNGKESIHHIYSRLLNPTSMALATHMVHIEAGKYADEYTAWNFNSGMAAVDALLSNVLNHGDVLILSRNIYGGVYQLIEDFFAKKNKFAINVVWFDGYSIEDFKPVLEKAKEDYQDILSSGNKLHVYMESPCNPHGYMLDVPAICKISKQNGATVMLDGTVATPFLIKPLQHEDEECRPDFLFHSYTKDITGSGNAIAGGIIGKNNLMFLPKGDEVDGTKWDETLFWNVYYIKGAFLDSDTAFEVLSGMKTLSMRMVQKCVNTLVLAKFFDSNPGITVHCNGLENNHNHGIMKKISKYQLASPLFTIDFEKAKVSDKSFKMFFDTLAPAFGLQVSLGQINTTLLCPAFTSHSELNKDALLEAGIHKTTMRVSVGNENPKELIQHFMQSVKLMIDPEKPGFSSSFLSKGEVDKLYADTYMEVQQQLIDHGYLN, from the coding sequence ATGAATAGTATAGAAAACGTAGAGACGTTATCAGACGAAGCTATAACCAAAAATGGAAACATGGATATGGCTAAGGTGTTATCACCTAGGAGAAAATCTACAGCAAGCACAACTATAGAAGAGTTGGCGATTGAGCAGTTAGAACATTTTCAAATAGATATTGATAGTGCGTATGGAGAAGCCCTGAAAGGTGCTGCTATGGATATTTACCATGCACAATCAGATATTTCTAAACTACAGGAAATAACCAATAATACAATTGCAAAATTAGATCAGGGAGAAAAAGTAGCGTACTTTAATGCTAAACGTTTTTTATCTTTTCAGATAGCAAAAGTATTAGAAACATTACAAAACCCACTAAGCAAAACCTATCAGTCTTTAGGGCAATCAGACGAATCTTTACAAGCCAAAGGACCTCATCCTTTATTTAATAATATTGCAGCCTTATTTTCTGCAACCCCAGTAATTGCACGTACCTCTACATACGATTACTCTTGTACAGAATGGGTTGATGATGCTTTTAACGGTAAAGAATCAATACACCATATATACTCTAGGCTATTGAATCCTACTTCTATGGCTCTGGCTACTCATATGGTACATATAGAAGCAGGTAAATATGCAGATGAGTATACCGCATGGAATTTTAATAGTGGTATGGCAGCTGTAGATGCGTTATTGAGTAATGTATTAAACCATGGAGATGTTCTTATACTTTCTAGAAATATCTACGGAGGAGTTTACCAGTTAATCGAAGACTTTTTTGCTAAAAAGAATAAGTTTGCCATTAATGTGGTTTGGTTTGATGGATATTCTATTGAAGATTTTAAACCAGTATTAGAAAAAGCGAAAGAAGATTATCAGGATATTCTTTCTTCTGGTAATAAATTACATGTATATATGGAATCCCCTTGTAACCCTCATGGTTATATGCTGGATGTGCCTGCTATTTGTAAAATTTCTAAGCAAAATGGAGCAACGGTAATGTTAGATGGTACTGTAGCAACACCTTTTTTAATCAAGCCATTACAACATGAAGATGAAGAATGTAGACCAGATTTCTTATTCCATAGCTATACCAAAGATATTACCGGATCTGGTAATGCTATAGCAGGAGGTATTATAGGTAAAAATAACTTAATGTTTTTGCCAAAAGGAGATGAAGTAGATGGAACAAAATGGGATGAAACTTTATTCTGGAATGTATACTATATTAAAGGCGCTTTTTTAGATTCTGATACTGCATTCGAGGTGTTATCTGGTATGAAAACACTAAGCATGAGAATGGTTCAAAAATGTGTAAATACTTTGGTATTGGCTAAATTCTTTGACTCTAATCCTGGTATTACAGTACACTGTAACGGATTAGAAAACAACCATAATCATGGTATTATGAAGAAGATTAGTAAGTATCAATTAGCTTCGCCTTTATTCACTATTGATTTTGAAAAAGCAAAAGTATCGGATAAGTCATTTAAAATGTTCTTTGATACGTTGGCTCCTGCATTTGGCCTTCAGGTAAGTTTAGGGCAGATTAACACTACACTTTTATGCCCTGCATTTACATCTCATTCTGAGTTAAATAAGGATGCTCTTCTAGAGGCAGGTATTCATAAAACGACAATGAGAGTATCTGTAGGTAATGAAAATCCAAAAGAATTGATACAACACTTTATGCAATCTGTAAAATTAATGATAGATCCAGAAAAACCAGGATTCTCAAGTTCCTTCTTATCTAAGGGAGAAGTAGATAAATTATATGCAGATACATATATGGAAGTACAACAACAGTTAATAGATCATGGATACTTAAATTAA
- a CDS encoding OsmC family protein produces the protein MINGINLEALGTYKNTVEQDPKNGMYSGGIKATWLGGTKVGVETNALQLGDEKIPHSFSFVIDEPEQLLGEHSSPTPQDYLLGGLSGCMMVTFVAMASIKGIELEGVSLEIKSTLDLQGFLGINETSPVGYDAIEYCFTVEGNGTEQDFKEIADQVIQFSPNYATVSNKVKMISSLVVNPTMVKN, from the coding sequence ATGATTAACGGAATTAATTTAGAGGCTTTAGGGACTTATAAAAATACAGTTGAACAGGATCCTAAGAATGGAATGTATTCTGGTGGTATTAAAGCCACCTGGTTAGGAGGAACAAAAGTAGGGGTTGAAACCAATGCATTACAGCTTGGAGATGAGAAGATACCTCATAGTTTTTCTTTTGTTATTGACGAGCCAGAACAACTATTAGGAGAGCATTCTTCTCCAACACCCCAGGACTATTTATTAGGAGGACTTTCGGGTTGTATGATGGTAACTTTTGTAGCTATGGCTTCAATAAAAGGAATCGAATTAGAAGGAGTTTCTTTAGAGATAAAATCAACTTTAGATTTACAAGGATTTTTGGGGATAAACGAAACTTCTCCTGTAGGATATGATGCAATAGAATATTGCTTTACTGTTGAAGGAAACGGTACAGAGCAGGATTTTAAAGAAATTGCAGATCAGGTTATCCAATTTTCACCAAACTATGCTACTGTATCAAACAAAGTGAAAATGATTTCTAGCCTGGTGGTTAACCCTACAATGGTAAAAAATTAG
- a CDS encoding S8 family serine peptidase, whose protein sequence is MKTIQKIIRLEMVLIMVGIAFFLNSCSKEEVSEELSTENPSTDISAAQAVPNSYIIVFKEDEKLKKNKQKVTQKASGILSKYKISSQKMKFVYETAIQGFNLDGISTKEVELLKNDPDILAVEPNYIEKLDVTVEQGVMPSVTTGKANKKATTGYYETGGDYVDWGVVRVGGYTYSTDKTAWILDSGVYAHPDLNIDYNRSTTFVDNNWGDRNGHGTHVAGTIGAMHNGDGVVGVAPGAKIVAVKVLSDGGSGTQAQIIAGINYVANNASYGDVWNYSIGFTSRTISVAYETAFRNLAKTTFGAMAAGNNNDNVYYYSPQRAYIKGCWVVGNMTNTDAAAGGSSYGDNVHAWAPGTGIWSCGIGGNEFAQKSGTSMASPHLAAILLINNGQIYGDGTVTKGGYTASIGIAKP, encoded by the coding sequence ATGAAAACAATTCAAAAAATTATTCGTCTTGAAATGGTTCTAATTATGGTTGGAATCGCATTTTTTTTAAATTCTTGTTCTAAAGAAGAAGTTTCAGAAGAGCTATCCACAGAAAATCCTTCTACAGATATTAGTGCCGCTCAAGCAGTTCCTAATAGCTATATTATTGTTTTTAAAGAAGATGAAAAGTTAAAAAAGAACAAACAAAAAGTAACTCAAAAAGCATCTGGTATTTTATCTAAATACAAAATTTCTTCACAAAAAATGAAATTTGTTTATGAAACTGCGATACAGGGGTTTAACCTTGATGGTATTTCTACAAAAGAAGTAGAGTTACTTAAAAATGATCCTGACATTCTTGCTGTAGAACCGAATTACATTGAGAAATTAGACGTTACTGTAGAACAAGGGGTAATGCCTTCTGTAACAACAGGAAAAGCAAACAAAAAAGCTACTACTGGTTATTATGAAACCGGAGGAGATTATGTAGACTGGGGGGTTGTAAGAGTTGGAGGCTACACCTACTCTACTGATAAGACAGCCTGGATTCTGGATAGCGGAGTATATGCACATCCCGATCTTAACATTGACTATAACCGAAGTACTACTTTTGTAGATAATAATTGGGGAGATAGAAATGGTCATGGTACTCACGTAGCAGGAACTATTGGTGCGATGCATAATGGAGATGGCGTAGTGGGTGTCGCACCAGGGGCCAAAATTGTTGCGGTAAAAGTATTAAGTGATGGTGGATCCGGAACACAAGCGCAAATCATTGCAGGAATCAATTATGTTGCTAATAACGCTAGTTATGGTGATGTATGGAACTATAGCATAGGGTTTACCAGTAGAACAATTAGTGTAGCTTACGAAACTGCTTTCAGAAATTTAGCCAAAACTACATTTGGTGCTATGGCTGCAGGAAACAATAATGATAACGTATATTACTACTCACCACAAAGAGCATATATCAAGGGATGCTGGGTGGTTGGAAACATGACCAATACTGATGCTGCTGCAGGTGGTTCTAGCTACGGAGATAATGTACATGCATGGGCTCCGGGAACAGGAATTTGGTCTTGCGGTATAGGTGGTAATGAATTTGCACAAAAATCTGGTACTTCAATGGCTTCTCCTCATTTGGCTGCAATATTACTTATAAATAATGGTCAAATTTATGGTGATGGTACAGTTACCAAAGGTGGGTACACGGCTTCTATAGGAATTGCTAAACCATAA
- a CDS encoding S8 family serine peptidase, whose product MKTIQKIICLKMIPIMIGTLFFLNSCSKEEFSEEVSTENPSIDISAAQAVPNSYIIVFKEDEKLKKNKQKVTQKASSILSKYKISSQKMKFVYETAIQGFNLDDISTKEVELLKNDPNILAVEPNYIEKLDVTVEQGVMPPKNAGRSSNKATATEGYFETGGDYVDWGVARVGGYTYSTDKTAWILDSGVYAHPDLNIDYDNSTTFVDKNWGDRNGHGTHVAGIIGAMHNGDGIVGVAPGAKIVAVKVLSDGGGGTQAQIIAGINYVANNAKYGDVWNYSIGYKKRTTNVAYETAFKSLAKVTFGAMAAGNSNDDVQYYSPQRKFITNSWVVGNMTNTDAAASGSNYGDNVHAWGPGTGVWSCGIGGNEFAKKSGTSMASPYVAGVLLVKGNGKIVSDGNVSKGGYTAPIAVVKK is encoded by the coding sequence ATGAAAACAATTCAAAAAATTATTTGCCTTAAGATGATTCCAATAATGATTGGAACCCTATTTTTTTTAAATTCTTGTTCTAAAGAAGAATTTTCTGAAGAAGTATCCACAGAAAACCCTTCTATAGATATTAGTGCAGCTCAAGCAGTTCCAAATAGCTATATTATTGTTTTTAAAGAAGATGAAAAGTTAAAAAAGAACAAACAAAAAGTAACTCAAAAAGCATCTAGTATTTTATCTAAGTACAAAATTTCTTCACAAAAAATGAAATTTGTTTATGAAACTGCGATACAGGGATTCAACCTTGACGATATTTCTACAAAAGAAGTTGAGTTACTTAAAAATGATCCTAACATTCTTGCTGTAGAACCGAATTACATTGAAAAGTTAGATGTTACTGTAGAGCAAGGAGTAATGCCTCCTAAAAATGCAGGAAGAAGTTCTAATAAAGCAACAGCTACCGAAGGTTACTTTGAAACTGGAGGAGATTATGTAGACTGGGGAGTTGCAAGAGTAGGTGGATATACATATTCTACAGATAAAACAGCTTGGATTCTGGATAGTGGTGTATATGCTCATCCCGATCTTAACATTGACTATGATAACAGTACTACTTTTGTAGATAAAAACTGGGGAGATAGAAATGGACACGGTACTCACGTTGCTGGAATCATTGGTGCGATGCATAATGGTGATGGCATAGTTGGTGTTGCTCCAGGAGCCAAAATTGTTGCGGTAAAAGTGTTAAGTGACGGCGGCGGCGGAACACAAGCGCAAATAATTGCAGGAATCAATTATGTTGCCAATAATGCTAAATATGGTGATGTATGGAACTATAGCATTGGGTATAAAAAAAGAACAACCAATGTAGCATACGAAACTGCTTTTAAGAGCTTAGCCAAAGTAACCTTTGGAGCTATGGCTGCGGGTAATAGCAATGATGATGTACAATACTACTCTCCTCAGAGAAAATTCATAACAAACTCTTGGGTAGTTGGAAACATGACCAATACAGATGCTGCTGCATCAGGCTCTAATTATGGAGATAATGTACATGCATGGGGGCCAGGAACAGGGGTTTGGTCTTGTGGTATAGGTGGTAATGAATTTGCAAAAAAATCAGGTACTTCTATGGCTTCTCCTTATGTTGCAGGTGTATTACTCGTTAAAGGAAATGGTAAAATTGTTAGTGATGGTAATGTTAGCAAAGGAGGCTACACTGCTCCTATAGCTGTAGTAAAAAAATAA